The proteins below come from a single Chitinophaga pinensis DSM 2588 genomic window:
- a CDS encoding class I SAM-dependent methyltransferase, translating into MKTGVNKLSVASTSALVLTYVKSLYEEGLGKAYLSHIDFSQVKGLADELSRITPLFREALLIRKRIIRQIIRQLMTQHPRPQICILAAGLDPLGLQITEYFPDRDLTIYEVDSSNMREKQEIYAAIHFSDERLHTLQADINNTAQLMRTLADAGYDPQQPALIIFEGIMHYISEEQFLSIMRNFTSSSKQNAVIMDYMEYAEGLPVGSVSKATEMLDTMESYIGSRLQQFSRKKILNLLSLLDADLIEVYDMQAAELALNGQNRVYKGERKGMLEIISFHI; encoded by the coding sequence ATGAAAACTGGTGTGAATAAGCTGAGCGTGGCTTCCACTTCGGCGTTGGTACTGACCTATGTCAAAAGTTTGTATGAAGAAGGCCTTGGAAAGGCGTATCTGTCCCACATTGATTTTAGCCAGGTAAAAGGTTTGGCGGATGAACTGAGCAGGATCACGCCCTTATTCAGAGAAGCATTACTGATCAGAAAAAGGATCATACGGCAGATAATCAGACAACTGATGACACAACATCCGCGGCCGCAGATCTGTATCCTGGCCGCCGGACTGGACCCCCTGGGTTTGCAGATCACGGAGTATTTCCCTGATCGCGATCTGACTATTTATGAGGTGGATAGTTCCAATATGCGGGAGAAACAGGAGATCTATGCCGCGATTCATTTCTCTGATGAAAGACTCCACACCTTACAGGCGGATATCAATAATACTGCTCAGCTGATGCGCACACTGGCAGATGCCGGATATGATCCGCAGCAGCCGGCGCTGATCATCTTTGAGGGTATCATGCACTATATTTCTGAAGAGCAGTTCCTGAGTATTATGCGCAATTTCACCAGTAGCAGCAAACAGAATGCGGTGATCATGGACTATATGGAATATGCGGAAGGTTTGCCGGTAGGTTCGGTATCTAAAGCCACAGAGATGCTTGATACGATGGAGAGTTATATAGGCAGCCGTCTACAGCAATTCAGCCGTAAAAAGATTCTGAATCTCTTATCCCTGTTAGATGCTGATCTGATTGAAGTTTATGATATGCAGGCGGCAGAACTGGCATTGAATGGGCAGAACCGGGTGTATAAAGGGGAGCGGAAAGGAATGCTGGAAATTATATCCTTTCATATATAG
- the pdxA gene encoding 4-hydroxythreonine-4-phosphate dehydrogenase PdxA produces the protein MSSNTHTNKPVIGITVGDINSIGTELIIKTFADARMLEFCTPVIFASNKTINFYRKLMNENNFNYQSVKEFARLNHKQVNVFNCWEEEVQITPGVLNEVGGKYAARSLAVAIECLKEGHIQGLITAPIHKKNIQGEQFNYTGHTPYLRDAFDAKDVLMFMTADNMRVGLLTEHVPVAEISKYVKKDNILAKLQMMEDSLIKDFGIDSPRIAVLGLNPHAGDDGLIGQEEITEIIPAIKHAKNNGLLCFGPYSADAFFARNMHEQFDGVLAMYHDQGLIPFKSLATGNGINYTAGLPIVRTSPDHGTAFDIAGKNLADHNSFRQAIFTCLDILEKRETYAENTRNPLKKIELASE, from the coding sequence ATGAGTAGCAACACCCATACAAATAAACCGGTTATCGGCATTACAGTTGGCGATATCAACAGCATAGGCACAGAGCTTATCATCAAAACCTTTGCTGACGCCAGAATGCTTGAGTTCTGCACGCCGGTGATATTTGCTTCCAATAAAACCATCAACTTCTACAGGAAGCTGATGAACGAAAATAACTTCAACTACCAGAGCGTGAAAGAATTCGCCCGCCTGAACCACAAACAGGTGAACGTCTTCAACTGCTGGGAAGAAGAAGTACAGATCACTCCCGGCGTACTCAACGAAGTAGGTGGCAAATACGCCGCCCGCTCTCTGGCAGTAGCCATCGAATGCCTAAAGGAAGGACATATTCAGGGTCTGATCACCGCTCCGATTCACAAAAAGAATATCCAGGGCGAGCAGTTCAACTACACCGGCCATACGCCTTACCTGCGCGATGCCTTCGACGCAAAAGACGTGCTGATGTTCATGACAGCCGACAACATGAGAGTGGGTCTGCTGACGGAACACGTTCCTGTAGCTGAGATCTCCAAATATGTGAAAAAGGACAACATCCTGGCGAAACTGCAGATGATGGAAGACAGTCTGATCAAGGACTTCGGTATTGACAGTCCACGCATCGCTGTACTGGGCCTCAACCCACACGCCGGCGACGATGGTCTGATTGGCCAGGAAGAGATCACAGAGATCATTCCTGCTATCAAACATGCCAAAAACAATGGTCTGTTATGCTTTGGCCCTTACAGTGCCGACGCCTTCTTCGCCCGCAATATGCACGAGCAGTTTGACGGTGTACTGGCAATGTACCACGATCAGGGACTTATACCTTTCAAATCTCTGGCAACAGGAAATGGTATCAACTATACGGCCGGTCTTCCGATTGTACGTACCTCTCCTGATCATGGTACGGCATTCGATATCGCTGGTAAAAACCTGGCTGATCACAACTCTTTCCGTCAGGCTATTTTCACCTGTCTGGATATCCTGGAAAAGAGAGAAACATATGCGGAAAACACCCGTAATCCGCTGAAGAAAATAGAACTGGCTTCCGAATAG
- the rsmA gene encoding 16S rRNA (adenine(1518)-N(6)/adenine(1519)-N(6))-dimethyltransferase RsmA: MYTLKKSLGQHFLKDENICRKIVEALPVNPGQQIVEVGPGAGAITKYLLQIPDVHFKAVELDTEKVQYLEKTYPAIQGKIINESILDTPVPYQGEFNLIGNFPYNISSQIMFRVLEWRQQVPSVVGMFQKEVALRIAATKGKEYGILSVLTQAFYKVEYLFEVHENCFNPPPKVKSAVIRLDRLETSYDIASERKFFVLVKTAFGQRRKQLRNPLKGLFAKEVLQDSIFNKRAEELSVADFAALSHKML; this comes from the coding sequence ATGTATACACTCAAAAAATCGCTGGGACAGCATTTCCTGAAGGATGAAAATATCTGCAGGAAAATTGTGGAGGCATTACCTGTAAATCCCGGGCAGCAGATAGTAGAAGTCGGCCCCGGAGCAGGCGCCATCACCAAATACCTGCTGCAGATACCGGATGTTCACTTCAAGGCAGTAGAGCTGGACACTGAAAAGGTACAGTACCTGGAAAAGACCTATCCCGCTATTCAGGGCAAGATCATCAATGAAAGTATTCTCGATACCCCTGTTCCTTACCAGGGCGAGTTCAATCTGATCGGCAATTTCCCTTATAACATTTCTTCGCAGATCATGTTCCGTGTCCTGGAATGGCGCCAGCAGGTACCTTCCGTGGTGGGTATGTTCCAGAAGGAGGTAGCATTGCGCATTGCGGCTACGAAAGGGAAGGAGTATGGTATCCTGAGTGTGCTGACACAGGCATTTTACAAGGTGGAATACCTGTTTGAAGTGCATGAGAACTGTTTTAATCCGCCGCCGAAGGTAAAATCCGCCGTTATCAGGCTGGACAGGCTGGAAACGTCGTATGATATCGCCAGTGAACGGAAGTTTTTTGTGCTGGTAAAAACGGCTTTCGGACAGCGGCGCAAGCAGTTGCGTAATCCGTTAAAGGGTTTATTTGCTAAAGAAGTTTTGCAGGACAGCATTTTCAACAAAAGAGCAGAAGAGTTGAGTGTGGCTGATTTTGCAGCATTATCCCATAAGATGTTATGA
- a CDS encoding NAD(P)-dependent oxidoreductase produces MSRKVLITARVHNYLIHKLEEKGFEVSYQPSITYDEVVAAVPDCTGMIVTTRIKVDKSMLDRAGQLEWIGRLGSGMELIDVHYAESKGIRCVSSPEGNRDTVGEQAVGMLLVLMNNILKSNLELREGIWERDGNRATELGGRTVGIIGYGNTGGAFARKLRGFDVEILAYDKYKTGFSDEYVKEATMEELYEKADVVSVHLPLTDETHHLANTTFFASFKKPIRFINAARGKIVNTPDIIAALEAGTIAGACLDVLENEKLATYSAAEKAQFEKLLHMPNVVMTPHIGGYSHEASIKMARIVLEKLHII; encoded by the coding sequence ATGAGCAGGAAAGTATTAATCACCGCCAGGGTGCATAATTATTTGATTCACAAGCTGGAAGAAAAAGGATTCGAAGTTAGTTACCAGCCGTCTATTACATATGATGAAGTGGTGGCCGCCGTCCCGGATTGTACCGGTATGATTGTGACGACCAGGATCAAAGTGGATAAAAGTATGCTGGACCGCGCCGGGCAACTGGAGTGGATTGGCAGACTGGGAAGCGGTATGGAACTGATCGATGTGCATTATGCAGAAAGCAAAGGCATCCGTTGTGTAAGCAGTCCGGAAGGCAACAGAGATACAGTAGGAGAGCAGGCAGTGGGTATGTTGCTTGTACTGATGAACAATATTCTGAAGAGCAACCTGGAGCTGCGTGAAGGAATCTGGGAGCGTGATGGCAACAGGGCTACTGAGCTGGGTGGCAGAACGGTAGGTATCATCGGTTATGGTAATACCGGTGGTGCTTTTGCCCGTAAGCTGAGAGGTTTTGATGTGGAGATCCTGGCATATGATAAATACAAGACCGGGTTCAGTGATGAATATGTAAAGGAAGCAACAATGGAAGAGCTGTATGAGAAAGCAGACGTGGTAAGTGTGCACCTGCCATTGACGGATGAAACACATCACCTGGCTAATACGACATTCTTTGCATCCTTCAAAAAGCCTATCCGTTTTATTAATGCGGCGAGAGGAAAGATCGTAAACACGCCTGACATTATTGCAGCATTGGAGGCAGGCACCATCGCAGGCGCTTGTCTGGATGTACTGGAAAATGAGAAACTGGCTACTTACAGTGCAGCGGAAAAAGCACAGTTTGAAAAATTGCTTCATATGCCGAATGTCGTAATGACGCCGCATATCGGAGGTTATTCTCATGAAGCCAGCATCAAAATGGCGAGGATTGTATTAGAGAAATTGCACATTATTTAA
- the greA gene encoding transcription elongation factor GreA encodes MSGINYVTKETLDQMREELSFLKTKGRAEIARAIAEAREKGDLKENAEYDAAKEAQGMHEAKVAILESAIATARIVEADSIDTSKVSILCKVTITNMANKKTVTYQLVSEKEADLKLNKISVTSPIGKGLLGKAVGEIADVHAPNGSLKFKIENITI; translated from the coding sequence ATGTCTGGTATAAACTACGTTACCAAAGAGACCCTTGACCAGATGCGTGAGGAACTCAGTTTCCTGAAAACCAAGGGCCGCGCAGAAATTGCCAGGGCTATTGCGGAAGCAAGGGAAAAAGGTGACCTCAAAGAAAATGCTGAATATGATGCTGCAAAGGAAGCCCAGGGTATGCACGAAGCAAAAGTGGCCATACTGGAGAGCGCTATTGCAACAGCAAGAATAGTAGAAGCAGATTCTATTGATACCTCTAAAGTATCCATATTGTGTAAGGTAACTATTACAAATATGGCTAATAAGAAGACAGTTACCTATCAGCTGGTTTCAGAGAAGGAGGCTGATCTGAAACTGAACAAGATTTCTGTGACATCTCCTATCGGGAAAGGATTGTTAGGAAAGGCTGTAGGTGAGATCGCTGATGTGCATGCGCCTAATGGCAGCCTGAAGTTCAAGATCGAGAACATCACTATATAA
- a CDS encoding HIT family protein: MSVFTKIIKGEIPSYKIAENDSFYAFLDIFPLVKGHTLIVPKVEIDKFFDVTDDLLGEWLLFAKPIAQSIERNFPCNRVGISVVGLEVPHAHMHLIPINTADDMNFARPKLKMTEEEFKAVQQQIIAGLER, translated from the coding sequence ATGTCTGTTTTCACAAAGATCATCAAAGGCGAAATACCCAGTTATAAGATAGCCGAGAACGATAGTTTTTATGCATTTCTGGACATCTTTCCGTTAGTGAAAGGTCATACGCTGATAGTGCCTAAAGTAGAGATAGACAAGTTTTTTGATGTAACGGATGATCTGCTGGGTGAGTGGTTGCTGTTTGCGAAACCTATTGCACAATCGATAGAGCGTAACTTTCCCTGTAATCGTGTAGGTATAAGCGTTGTAGGGCTTGAAGTGCCTCATGCGCACATGCATCTGATACCTATCAACACGGCGGATGATATGAATTTTGCGCGGCCCAAGCTGAAAATGACAGAAGAGGAATTCAAGGCTGTACAGCAGCAGATTATAGCTGGCCTGGAACGTTAA